In one Paramisgurnus dabryanus chromosome 21, PD_genome_1.1, whole genome shotgun sequence genomic region, the following are encoded:
- the LOC135750334 gene encoding cytochrome P450 2B4-like isoform X1, whose product MWTAVSNLDACTVGLALLLGLISLVLYEIFRMNFSRTQNPPGPTPLPFVGNVQGFGKNPMKSFKMMPKYGEMTTVFIGRKPAIFLNTIQITKEALVQNASSFSGRAHMPIVEWIADGKYGGIVWSQFGHSWRQQRRFALHTLRNFGLGKKTMEERVLEEGQCLIAEMCKAKGAAFDPQHMIQNAVSNMICSIVFGDRFEYNNKNFAYLLKILNENTMLAGSLTGQIFNLFPFIKHFPGPHQKIYQNADKLKGFIMEAVEEHRKTLDPDNPRDYIDAYLLEMEKQQKSAEDSTFHEMNMVMSVSDLFLAGTDTTATTIRWGLIYLSQNPDVQERCHKEIVQVLGYDRLPSMDDRDKLPYTYATVHEIQRCASIAPLFVHKTTEPSKLRGYDIPKETQILVNITAILSDKEHWKHPDTFNPENFLDDNKCFCKPESFLPFSLGPRVCPGETLAKTELFLFITCLLQKLRFSWPPGAESPEMDGGFGLVRSPQPFNIICCSRGANE is encoded by the exons ATGTGGACGGCTGTGAGCAATTTAGATGCATGTACCGTAGGCCTTGCTCTGCTTCTAGGCTTGATCTCTTTAGTTCTGTATGAAATATTTCGTATGAATTTCTCCAGAACCCAAAATCCACCTGGGCCAACACCTCTGCCTTTTGTGGGAAACGTCCAAGGTTTTGGGAAGAATCCAATGAAGTCTTTTAAAATG ATGCCCAAGTATGGAGAGATGACCACTGTGTTTATAGGAAGGAAGCCAGCAATATTCTTAAATACAATCCAGATCACCAAGGAAGCCCTGGTCCAGAATGCTTCATCTTTTTCTGGAAGAGCACATATGCCGATTGTAGAATGGATAGCTGATGGAAAGTATGGTG GTATAGTTTGGTCCCAGTTTGGTCACTCCTGGAGACAGCAGAGAAGATTTGCTCTCCACACACTCAGGAATTTTGGCCTGGGGAAGAAAACTATGGAGGAGCGTGTGTTAGAAGAAGGACAATGCCTGATTGCTGAAATGTGCAAAGCAAAAG GAGCTGCATTTGACCCCCAACATATGATACAAAATGCAGTTTCCAACATGATTTGTTCCATTGTGTTTGGAGATCGCTTTGAATACAATAACAAAAACTTTGCATACCTTCTGAAAATCCTCAACGAAAACACGATGCTTGCAGGGTCCCTCACTGGACAG ATTTTTAACTTGTTTCCCTTCATCAAGCACTTCCCCGGGCCGCACCAGAAAATATACCAGAATGCTGATAAGTTAAAAGGTTTCATTATGGAAGCTGTTGAAGAACACAGAAAAACTCTAGACCCGGACAACCCACGGGACTATATCGATGCCTACCTGCTGGAGATGGAGAAA CAGCAAAAGTCAGCCGAGGACTCCACGTTTCATGAGATGAATATGGTTATGAGTGTGAGTGATCTCTTCTTGGCTGGAACCGACACAACGGCGACCACTATCAGATGGGGTCTTATCTATCTGAGTCAAAACCCCGATGTACAAG AGcgatgtcataaggagattgTTCAGGTGTTGGGTTATGATCGTCTTCCCAGCATGGATGACCGTGACAAACTTCCATACACGTACGCCACTGTTCATGAGATTCAGCGTTGTGCAAGCATCGCACCACTTTTTGTTCACAAAACCACTGAGCCCTCAAAACTACGAGGATATGACATTCCCAAG GAAACTCAGATACTAGTAAACATTACAGCAATTTTAAGCGATAAAGAGCACTGGAAACATCCAGACACTTTTAATCCAGAGAATTTCTTAGATGATAATAAATGTTTCTGCAAACCGGAGTCTTTTCTGCCTTTCTCCTTGG GTCCAAGGGTTTGTCCTGGCGAGACCTTAGCAAAGACAGAGCTCTTCCTCTTTATCACTTGCCTTCTACAAAAGCTTCGTTTCTCATGGCCACCAGGTGCGGAGAGCCCAGAAATGGATGGGGGTTTTGGTTTGGTTCGCTCACCACAGCCGTTCAACATCATCTGCTGTAGCAGAGGAGCCAATGAGTGA
- the LOC135750334 gene encoding cytochrome P450 2B4-like isoform X2, with amino-acid sequence MWTAVSNLDACTVGLALLLGLISLVLYEIFRMNFSRTQNPPGPTPLPFVGNVQGFGKNPMKSFKMMPKYGEMTTVFIGRKPAIFLNTIQITKEALVQNASSFSGRAHMPIVEWIADGKYGGIVWSQFGHSWRQQRRFALHTLRNFGLGKKTMEERVLEEGQCLIAEMCKAKGAAFDPQHMIQNAVSNMICSIVFGDRFEYNNKNFAYLLKILNENTMLAGSLTGQIFNLFPFIKHFPGPHQKIYQNADKLKGFIMEAVEEHRKTLDPDNPRDYIDAYLLEMEKQKSAEDSTFHEMNMVMSVSDLFLAGTDTTATTIRWGLIYLSQNPDVQERCHKEIVQVLGYDRLPSMDDRDKLPYTYATVHEIQRCASIAPLFVHKTTEPSKLRGYDIPKETQILVNITAILSDKEHWKHPDTFNPENFLDDNKCFCKPESFLPFSLGPRVCPGETLAKTELFLFITCLLQKLRFSWPPGAESPEMDGGFGLVRSPQPFNIICCSRGANE; translated from the exons ATGTGGACGGCTGTGAGCAATTTAGATGCATGTACCGTAGGCCTTGCTCTGCTTCTAGGCTTGATCTCTTTAGTTCTGTATGAAATATTTCGTATGAATTTCTCCAGAACCCAAAATCCACCTGGGCCAACACCTCTGCCTTTTGTGGGAAACGTCCAAGGTTTTGGGAAGAATCCAATGAAGTCTTTTAAAATG ATGCCCAAGTATGGAGAGATGACCACTGTGTTTATAGGAAGGAAGCCAGCAATATTCTTAAATACAATCCAGATCACCAAGGAAGCCCTGGTCCAGAATGCTTCATCTTTTTCTGGAAGAGCACATATGCCGATTGTAGAATGGATAGCTGATGGAAAGTATGGTG GTATAGTTTGGTCCCAGTTTGGTCACTCCTGGAGACAGCAGAGAAGATTTGCTCTCCACACACTCAGGAATTTTGGCCTGGGGAAGAAAACTATGGAGGAGCGTGTGTTAGAAGAAGGACAATGCCTGATTGCTGAAATGTGCAAAGCAAAAG GAGCTGCATTTGACCCCCAACATATGATACAAAATGCAGTTTCCAACATGATTTGTTCCATTGTGTTTGGAGATCGCTTTGAATACAATAACAAAAACTTTGCATACCTTCTGAAAATCCTCAACGAAAACACGATGCTTGCAGGGTCCCTCACTGGACAG ATTTTTAACTTGTTTCCCTTCATCAAGCACTTCCCCGGGCCGCACCAGAAAATATACCAGAATGCTGATAAGTTAAAAGGTTTCATTATGGAAGCTGTTGAAGAACACAGAAAAACTCTAGACCCGGACAACCCACGGGACTATATCGATGCCTACCTGCTGGAGATGGAGAAA CAAAAGTCAGCCGAGGACTCCACGTTTCATGAGATGAATATGGTTATGAGTGTGAGTGATCTCTTCTTGGCTGGAACCGACACAACGGCGACCACTATCAGATGGGGTCTTATCTATCTGAGTCAAAACCCCGATGTACAAG AGcgatgtcataaggagattgTTCAGGTGTTGGGTTATGATCGTCTTCCCAGCATGGATGACCGTGACAAACTTCCATACACGTACGCCACTGTTCATGAGATTCAGCGTTGTGCAAGCATCGCACCACTTTTTGTTCACAAAACCACTGAGCCCTCAAAACTACGAGGATATGACATTCCCAAG GAAACTCAGATACTAGTAAACATTACAGCAATTTTAAGCGATAAAGAGCACTGGAAACATCCAGACACTTTTAATCCAGAGAATTTCTTAGATGATAATAAATGTTTCTGCAAACCGGAGTCTTTTCTGCCTTTCTCCTTGG GTCCAAGGGTTTGTCCTGGCGAGACCTTAGCAAAGACAGAGCTCTTCCTCTTTATCACTTGCCTTCTACAAAAGCTTCGTTTCTCATGGCCACCAGGTGCGGAGAGCCCAGAAATGGATGGGGGTTTTGGTTTGGTTCGCTCACCACAGCCGTTCAACATCATCTGCTGTAGCAGAGGAGCCAATGAGTGA
- the LOC135750335 gene encoding cytochrome P450 2C28-like gives MIFDLNSVSLALVLGLIFLVLFEVMRIHFSRARTPPGPTPFPFVGTIPYFIKDPMGSIRSLNQFGELSSVYLGRKPSIVLNTLQITKEALVQEGSSYSGRPSLPLIELITNGLGIIMTNGHLWKQQRRFALHTLRNFGLGKKSVEERVLDEGHYLVTEMLKDEGKAFNPEHALQNAVSNIICSIVFGDRFEYDNKRFAYLLKILNENFILSGSAIGQIFNLVPFIKHFPGPHQKILQNANELVNFICKEVKGHRQTLDPENPRDFIDAYLLEIEKQKSHEDSTFHEENMVMSAADLFLAGTDTTATTIRWGLIFLMDNPDVQERCHKEIVQVLGYDRLPSMDDRDKLPYTYATVHEIQRCANIVPLGVFHLTTQPTKLRGYDIPKGTIIMTNLTAILTDKEHWKYPDTFNPENFLDENGRFCKPEAFIPFLIGPRVCLGETLARTELFLYIVSLLQRIHFSWPPNSQHPDMDGIMAVVRYPHPFKTICHSRDAKD, from the exons ATGATTTTCGACCTCAACTCTGTGAGCCTGGCTTTAGTTCTGGGTTTGATCTTTCTGGTTCTCTTTGAGGTGATGAGGATTCATTTCAGCAGAGCCCGAACTCCACCTGGACCCACACCTTTCCCTTTTGTGGGAACAATACCATATTTTATAAAAGACCCAATGGGATCTATCAGATCA CTCAATCAGTTTGGAGAATTGTCAAGTGTGTACCTGGGACGAAAACCATCAATAGTCTTAAATACACTCCAAATCACCAAGGAAGCCCTGGTCCAAGAAGGTTCATCTTATTCAGGAAGACCATCTTTACCTCTTATTGAATTGATAACTAATGGACTCG GTATAATAATGACGAATGGTCACTTGTGGAAACAGCAAAGAAGGTTTGCTCTCCACACGCTCAGAAACTTCGGCCTAGGAAAGAAATCTGTTGAAGAGCGTGTGTTAGATGAAGGCCATTACCTGGTTACTGAGATGCTCAAAGATGAAG GAAAGGCATTTAACCCAGAGCATGCCTTACAGAATGCAGTTTCAAATATAATCTGTTCCATCGTGTTTGGAGATCGCTTTGAATACGATAACAAACGCTTTGCATACCTTCTGAAAATCCTCAATGAGAACTTTATTCTGTCAGGGTCAGCAATAGGACAG ATATTCAACTTGGTTCCTTTCATCAAACACTTCCCTGGACCTCACCAGAAGATCCTTCAGAACGCCAATGAGTTAGTGAATTTCATTTGCAAGGAGGTTAAAGGACACAGACAAACTTTGGATCCAGAAAACCCACGAGACTTCATTGATGCCTACCTGTTAGAGATTGAGAAA cAAAAGTCGCACGAGGACTCAACATTTCATGAGGAGAACATGGTGATGTCAGCAGCCGATCTCTTCTTGGCTGGAACTGACACTACGGCGACCACCATCAGATGGGGACTCATCTTCTTGATGGACAACCCAGATGTACAAG AGcgatgtcataaggagattgTTCAGGTGTTGGGTTATGATCGTCTGCCCAGCATGGATGACCGTGACAAACTTCCATACACATACGCCACTGTTCATGAGATTCAGCGCTGTGCCAACATTGTTCCTCTCGGTGTATTTCATTTAACCACACAGCCAACCAAACTAAGAGGATATGACATTCCCAAG GGAACTATAATCATGACAAACTTAACAGCAATCCTTACTGATAAGGAGCATTGGAAATATCCGGACACTTTCAATCCAGAGAATTTCTTAGATGAGAACGGACGTTTCTGCAAACCTGAGGCGTTCATACCATTCTTAATCG GTCCGAGGGTTTGTCTCGGTGAGACCCTTGCAAGGACGGAGCTTTTTCTTTACATTGTGTCTCTACTACAGCGGATTCATTTCTCCTGGCCACCGAACTCACAGCATCCAGACATGGATGGTATCATGGCTGTGGTGAGATACCCTCACCCCTTCAAAACCATCTGCCATAGCCGAGATGCCAAAGACTGA
- the LOC135750249 gene encoding cytochrome P450 2B4-like yields MIFDLNSVSLALVLGLIFLVLFEVMRIHFSRARTPPGPTPFPFVGTLPHFIKDPMGSIRSLNQYGEMTTVYVGRKPAIILNSLQISKEALVQEASSFSGRPFLPVIDWVTKGLGILMTNGHSWKQQRRFALHTLRNFGLGKKSVEERVLDEGHYLVTEMLKDEGKAFDPHHAVQNAVSNIICSIVFGDRFEYDNKRFAYLLKILNENIMLSTSPLGQVFNMLPFIKHFPGPHQKIFQNANELLNFLHQEVKEHRQTLDPDNPRDFIDAYMLEIEKQKSHEDSTFHEENMVMSAADLFLAGTDTTATTIRWGLIFLMDNPGVQERCHKEIVQVLGYDRLPSMDDRDKLPYTYATVHEIQRCGNIVPLGVVHETTQPTKLRGYDIPKGTMISTNLTAIFNDKMNWKCPDTFNPENFLDENGHFHKPEAFIAFSMGPRVCLGETLARTELFLYVVSLLQRICFSWPPNSQRPDMDGIVTALRHPHPFKIICRSRDAKD; encoded by the exons ATGATTTTCGACCTGAACTCTGTGAGCCTGGCTTTGGTTCTGGGTTTGATCTTTCTGGTTCTGTTTGAGGTGATGAGGATTCATTTCAGCAGAGCCCGAACTCCACCTGGACCCACACCTTTCCCTTTTGTGGGAACTTTACCACATTTCATAAAAGACCCAATGGGATCTATCAGATCA CTCAATCAGTATGGAGAAATGACTACTGTGTACGTGGGAAGAAAGCCAGCAATAATCTTAAATTCACTCCAGATCTCCAAGGAAGCCCTGGTCCAAGAGGCTTCATCTTTTTCAGGAAGACCATTTTTACCTGTTATAGACTGGGTAACTAAAGGACTCG GAATTTTAATGACGAATGGTCACTCGTGGAAACAGCAGAGAAGGTTTGCTCTCCACACGCTCAGAAACTTCGGCCTGGGAAAGAAATCTGTTGAAGAGCGTGTGTTAGATGAAGGCCATTACCTGGTTACTGAGATGCTCAAAGATGAAG GAAAGGCATTTGACCCGCACCATGCCGTACAGAATGCAGTTTCCAATATAATCTGTTCCATCGTATTTGGAGACCGCTTTGAATATGATAACAAACGCTTCGCATACCTTCTGAAAATCCTCAATGAAAACATCATGCTATCCACCTCACCTTTAGGACAG GTATTCAACATGCTTCCTTTCATCAAGCACTTTCCTGGACCACACCAGAAGATCTTTCAGAACGCCAATGAGTTACTGAATTTCCTTCATCAGGAAGTTAAAGAACACAGACAAACTTTGGATCCAGATAACCCACGAGATTTCATTGATGCCTACATGCTGGAGATAGAAAAA CAAAAGTCACACGAGGACTCAACGTTTCATGAGGAGAACATGGTTATGTCAGCAGCCGATCTCTTCTTGGCTGGAACTGACACTACGGCGACCACCATTAGATGGGGACTCATCTTCTTGATGGACAACCCAGGTGTACAAG AGcgatgtcataaggagattgTTCAGGTGTTGGGTTATGATCGTCTGCCCAGCATGGATGACCGTGACAAACTTCCTTACACATACGCCACTGTTCATGAGATTCAGCGCTGTGGTAACATTGTTCCTCTTGGTGTAGTTCATGAAACCACACAGCCAACCAAACTAAGAGGATATGACATTCCCAAg GGAACTATGATCTCAACAAACTTAACAGCAATTTTCAACGATAAGATGAACTGGAAATGTCCCGACACTTTCAATCCAGAGAATTTCTTAGATGAGAACGGACATTTCCACAAACCTGAGGCGTTCATCGCTTTCTCAATGG GTCCGAGGGTTTGTCTTGGCGAGACCCTTGCAAGGACGGAGCTTTTCCTATACGTTGTGTCTCTACTACAGCGGATTTGTTTCTCCTGGCCACCAAACTCACAGCGTCCAGACATGGATGGTATAGTAACTGCGTTGAGACACCCTCATCCCTTCAAAATCATCTGCCGTAGCCGAGATGCCAAAGATTGA
- the LOC135750300 gene encoding uncharacterized protein translates to MEYHSSGTLPLLGSPRYCAGGNSGSGYLCQTGHCCQETGCCTYYYELWWFWLLWSVLILFSCCCAYRHRQAKQRVQQQQRQREINLMAYHGACSYPSSMFDLSFLASLKLPSYEEVAAQPSTPPPPYSSVAYPRGSAHPGPSHMLSSQSSDNYTSCSCDSCCPSSPCSSSPSSAQLTDETDTSHASTPSHSDPRRGRLGAAVTHDVTISIPLNNDNSHSPTLNTAEAELSTISTALDCNGNNTVNTVASKPSKNSNVNVGKPVESCDAVHISSETICDAASTSPTSKNVTSLCLNNTRPTVTGTTASPPPSSSLHLFSVSDPLGVQPVLQREEPVQDAPPPQSPPRSAVFSPGVEPERRDSAVSDLDVDQTHFQQRRLTGDSGIEVCRCRVEEEDDVDDEGQAELTMATNDGLHDSPDCSARAGHLITEGGEKKARSISTPPPSTETVVIAMETD, encoded by the exons ATGGAGTACCACAGTTCAGGGACGTTGCCTCTCTTGGGCAGCCCGCGCTACTGCGCTGGAGGCAACAGTGGCAGCGGATACCTGTGCCAGACCGGGCACTGCTGCCAGGAGACGGGATGCTGCACCTACTACTATGAGCTGTGGT GGTTCTGGTTGCTATGGAGTGTACTCATCTTGTTCAGCTGTTGCTGTGCGTATCGTCACCGTCAGGCGAAACAGCGAGTGCAACAGCagcagagacagagagagataaACCTCATGGCGTATCATGGAGCGTGCAGTTACCCCTCTTCCATGTTTGACCTCA GTTTTCTCGCTTCACTTAAACTGCCATCCTATGAGGAAGTGGCAGCCCAGCCCAGCACCCCACCCCCTCCCTACAGCTCTGTGGCGTACCCGCGAGGCTCCGCCCATCCCGGCCCAAGTCACATGCTGTCTTCTCAGAGTTCTGACAACTACACCAGCTGCTCCTGTGACTCTTGCTGTCCATCATCTCCCTGTAGCTCTTCCCCGTCTTCTGCGCAGCTCACAGACGAGACAGACACTAGCCACGCTTCCACGCCCTCCCACAGCGATCCTCGACGCGGCCGCTTAGGGGCAGCCGTCACACACGACGTGACGATTTCGATCCCTCTGAACAACGATAACAGCCATTCCCCTACACTCAACACGGCAGAGGCGGAGCTCTCAACCATCTCAACAGCCCTGGACTGCAACGGCAACAACACGGTGAACACAGTCGCCAGCAAGCCCTCGAAGAATAGCAATGTTAACGTTGGCAAACCTGTCGAATCGTGTGATGCAGTCCATATCAGTAGTGAAACCATCTGTGATGCAGCGTCTACCAGTCCAACATCTAAGAATGTAACTAGCCTCTGTCTAAACAACACAAGACCTACTGTAACCGGGACCACGGCCTCACCACCTCCCTCCTCGTCCCTGCATCTCTTCTCCGTGTCAGACCCACTTGGAGTTCAGCCTGTATTGCAGAGGGAGGAGCCTGTACAAGATGCCCCGCCCCCACAGTCTCCACCTCGATCGGCCGTCTTTTCTCCCGGTGTGGAACCCGAGCGTCGCGATTCCGCCGTAAGCGATCTCGATGTGGACCAGACGCACTTTCAACAAAGACGGCTCACAGGCGACTCGGGCATCGAGGTTTGTCGCTGCCGCGTTGAAGAGGAGGACGATGTGGATGATGAAGGTCAGGCGGAGTTGACTATGGCAACAAACGACGGTCTTCACGATAGCCCAGACTGTTCTGCAAGAGCCGGTCATTTGATAACAGAAGGGGGTGAAAAAAAGGCACGGTCCATCTCCACGCCGCCTCCATCGACTGAAACGGTCGTCATTGCCATGGAAACCGACTGA